A region of the Syntrophorhabdus sp. genome:
GACCGCTTGAGGGTCTTTATCGTTGCGAGCACGGGAGCGAGCCGGCCTCCGCAGAGCTTGCCGTAGAAGTCTTCGGAGAAGCCCTTGAGGTCGATGTTGATGGCGTCCATGTACCTGCACAGCGCCTTCAGGGGTTCGGGATTGATATAGCCGTTGGAATGCGCGACGTTGAGGATGCCCCGCCCGCGGGCCTCTTTCGCCGTGTCGAACATGTACTCGTAGAAGTTCGTCGGCTCCGTGTATGTGTAGGCGATGCTTTTGCAATCCTTTTGGGCGGCTGCCGCTGCGAGGTCCTTCGGCGGCAGGGTGACGTTCGTGGTCTCGAGGGGTGACACCTGGGAGATCTGCCAGTTCTGACAGAACCGGCACCGGAAATTGCAGCCGGCGCTTGCCACGGAGAGGGAGTATGTCCTGGGAAGGACGTGGAAGAACGGTTTCTTTTCCACGGGGTCGATATGCACCGCGCAGGGCGAGCCGTAGCCGAGGGAATAGAGCTTGCCGGAGATGTTCCTGCGGGCCCGGCAGAAGCCCGTGGCACCGTCGGGAAGCGTGCAGCGGCGGGGACACAGGAGGCACTCGACACCCCTCGTCGAACCCGTCTTCCGGTAGTAGAGGGCCTCGTGGAATGCCGGCCCGGATGTCTGCGCGTGAACATTCGTTCCTGCACCAAGGACGAAAGGCATGAGTGCTGCGACCTTCAGGAAATCTCTTCTTCTCACCGTGGCACCATCGCTGTGGTATA
Encoded here:
- the amrS gene encoding AmmeMemoRadiSam system radical SAM enzyme translates to MPFVLGAGTNVHAQTSGPAFHEALYYRKTGSTRGVECLLCPRRCTLPDGATGFCRARRNISGKLYSLGYGSPCAVHIDPVEKKPFFHVLPRTYSLSVASAGCNFRCRFCQNWQISQVSPLETTNVTLPPKDLAAAAAQKDCKSIAYTYTEPTNFYEYMFDTAKEARGRGILNVAHSNGYINPEPLKALCRYMDAINIDLKGFSEDFYGKLCGGRLAPVLATIKTLKRSGVWVEITNLVIEGYNDDEKMVREMCRWVVKEVGRDVPVHFSRFYPMYKLTGISPTSVRTLERSRDAGLEAGLQFAYIGNVPGHPGENTYCPKCKTVLIQRSGYNVLNVTLKNGTCPSCGTKIGGIWAT